In Bacteriovorax stolpii, a single genomic region encodes these proteins:
- a CDS encoding radical SAM protein has protein sequence MTDHYFMDGHKMLWHFDKVLKVKNGERIAPIYLEVSPVSYCNHKCNFCGKDFVQSPDHLLKTSVFSEFVAFAGRSGLKSLMFAGEGEPLLHPQFKELVTVTKESGVDVSITTNGSKATVELWEEVLPLLTWIRFSVNGGSPEVYSKVHHTTLKEFDKVCKNIQEAVRIKKERNLKTTLGVQFVVLEENRHQMREMVKIFTDFGVDYIAFKPFSRNPQMILDKNEVYDQNIMNELDAIHEENKNNTTQVICRSEAFDKYRSQEITYPRCHALPYWGYMTASGDFYTCPIHIGNEKFRAGNINFQSPERVLFGEEREASVQYARNELDVRSTCRVNCRMARVNEFLEQINHEPEHVNFI, from the coding sequence ATGACTGATCACTATTTCATGGATGGCCATAAAATGCTTTGGCATTTCGACAAAGTATTGAAGGTTAAAAATGGCGAGAGAATTGCGCCAATTTACCTGGAAGTCTCCCCAGTATCTTATTGCAATCACAAATGTAATTTCTGCGGCAAGGATTTTGTCCAATCGCCGGATCATCTTCTTAAAACATCTGTCTTTTCTGAGTTCGTGGCTTTCGCTGGGAGAAGTGGGCTTAAGAGCTTAATGTTTGCCGGAGAAGGCGAGCCACTTTTGCACCCGCAATTTAAAGAATTGGTCACAGTGACAAAAGAGTCAGGTGTCGATGTTTCCATTACAACTAACGGCTCAAAAGCGACAGTCGAGTTGTGGGAAGAAGTACTTCCACTTTTAACCTGGATTCGTTTTAGTGTTAATGGGGGAAGTCCTGAAGTGTATTCAAAAGTTCACCATACAACACTAAAAGAATTCGATAAGGTCTGCAAAAATATCCAGGAAGCCGTCAGGATAAAAAAAGAGAGAAATCTTAAAACAACTCTTGGAGTGCAGTTTGTCGTTTTAGAAGAAAACAGGCACCAAATGCGCGAGATGGTGAAAATTTTTACCGACTTTGGTGTCGATTATATTGCGTTTAAGCCTTTTTCTCGAAACCCTCAAATGATCCTGGATAAAAATGAAGTCTACGATCAAAACATCATGAATGAACTCGATGCTATTCATGAAGAAAATAAAAACAATACAACTCAAGTGATCTGCCGCTCAGAAGCTTTTGATAAATACCGCTCACAGGAAATCACTTACCCAAGATGCCATGCACTTCCTTACTGGGGATACATGACGGCGAGTGGGGATTTTTACACATGTCCTATTCATATTGGGAATGAAAAATTCAGAGCGGGAAATATCAATTTTCAAAGTCCTGAAAGAGTTCTTTTTGGAGAGGAAAGAGAAGCTTCAGTTCAATACGCACGCAATGAGCTGGATGTAAGAAGCACTTGCCGAGTTAACTGCCGTATGGCCCGTGTTAACGAGTTCCTTGAGCAAATTAACCACGAACCTGAGCATGTGAACTTTATCTAA
- a CDS encoding DUF5989 family protein, with product MSQTPNQPEKLSLVAKFKQNFKMLKEIFVLLKTHKKWWLMPIFFIFAILSMFIVLVGGGSILPAIYAIF from the coding sequence ATGAGCCAGACTCCAAATCAGCCTGAGAAGCTATCTTTAGTTGCCAAGTTTAAGCAGAACTTCAAAATGTTGAAGGAAATTTTTGTTTTACTTAAGACGCACAAAAAGTGGTGGCTGATGCCGATCTTTTTTATTTTTGCCATCTTGAGCATGTTCATTGTTCTTGTCGGAGGAGGTTCTATTCTTCCGGCGATCTACGCTATTTTCTAA
- a CDS encoding transketolase family protein, which yields MRSSGLNEIFQMAKNDKRIVFVGSDLGFKVLDEFKNTLPEQFFMEGISEQYIIGMAAGMALNGKIVYVNTIASFLTRRCLDQISINLCLEKTNVRLFANGGGLIYGPMGPTHTIIEDIALMMALPNMAVIVPADKNQMLQLLKQSVDYQGPMYIRVARDNYPDLTSKHDIVFGEPCLLKNGETFAIISNGYMSHTAMKIAENLKADGLNVKVIDLHSLRPLNTQSLQKHLKGIDRVVTMEEHIKTGGLYSLVSDLILSCDLPIKIKNFSIPHQYSETYGEQDDLLKIMSLDPESMTNESRDFFLRAGKGLR from the coding sequence ATGCGTAGCTCTGGATTAAATGAGATCTTTCAAATGGCCAAAAATGATAAACGCATTGTGTTTGTCGGATCAGATTTAGGTTTTAAGGTTCTCGATGAATTCAAAAACACTCTTCCAGAGCAATTTTTTATGGAAGGGATTTCTGAGCAGTATATTATCGGCATGGCCGCAGGTATGGCACTCAATGGAAAGATCGTTTACGTCAATACGATTGCCTCTTTCCTCACTCGCCGCTGTCTTGATCAGATTTCAATTAATCTCTGTTTGGAAAAAACCAATGTCCGTCTTTTTGCCAATGGTGGAGGACTTATCTATGGACCAATGGGACCCACTCACACCATCATTGAAGACATCGCTCTCATGATGGCACTTCCTAATATGGCCGTGATTGTTCCGGCCGACAAAAATCAGATGCTTCAACTTTTAAAGCAATCTGTCGATTACCAAGGTCCAATGTACATTCGCGTTGCCCGCGATAACTATCCAGATCTCACTTCAAAACATGACATCGTTTTTGGCGAGCCTTGCCTCTTAAAAAATGGGGAAACGTTCGCCATTATATCTAATGGGTATATGTCTCACACAGCGATGAAAATCGCTGAAAACTTAAAAGCAGACGGGCTCAATGTAAAAGTTATTGATCTGCATAGCCTTCGTCCTCTCAATACGCAGTCGTTGCAAAAACACCTGAAAGGGATTGATAGAGTTGTAACGATGGAAGAGCACATCAAGACAGGTGGATTGTACAGCCTTGTGAGCGATTTGATTCTCTCTTGTGATCTACCAATCAAAATTAAGAACTTCAGCATTCCTCACCAGTATTCGGAAACCTACGGCGAGCAGGATGATCTACTCAAGATCATGTCACTTGATCCTGAATCTATGACAAACGAATCGAGGGATTTTTTCCTTAGAGCTGGTAAAGGTCTTCGTTAA
- a CDS encoding radical SAM protein, whose amino-acid sequence MIKLPDIHVPDHYNYVGVFLTLSCNISCSYCINHLVGLQKGRKLLTAEEWAKGLSRLKMTNKIPLTLQGGEPTIHKHFYEIVNSLPAEFDIDLLTNIQFSPKKFAQKIDKNRINRQAPYAPIRVSYHPETMDLRDTLNKVVELKAYGFNVGVYGVRHPSQIKEIEEAKELFASNGIDFRFKDFLGMHDNQLYGEYKYHGAVFSQEKRSCLCKTSELLIDPFGKVFRCHHDLYNNKNPVGDLLDPDYQIEDIFRPCDYFGSCNPCDVKVKNNRFQQFGHTSVEIRL is encoded by the coding sequence ATGATTAAACTTCCCGATATTCATGTTCCAGACCATTACAACTACGTGGGAGTTTTTCTCACATTGAGTTGTAATATTTCCTGCTCTTATTGCATTAATCACCTGGTAGGCCTGCAAAAAGGAAGAAAACTTCTTACGGCTGAAGAATGGGCAAAAGGTCTTTCTCGTTTAAAAATGACCAATAAAATACCTCTTACTCTGCAAGGTGGGGAGCCGACAATCCATAAGCATTTTTACGAAATAGTGAACTCACTTCCTGCTGAATTCGATATTGATCTTTTAACTAATATTCAGTTTTCCCCAAAAAAATTTGCTCAAAAAATTGATAAAAATAGAATCAATCGCCAAGCTCCTTATGCTCCTATTCGCGTGAGTTATCACCCTGAAACAATGGACTTAAGAGACACACTTAACAAAGTGGTTGAGCTTAAGGCCTACGGCTTTAATGTTGGAGTTTATGGTGTTAGACATCCTTCACAAATTAAAGAAATAGAAGAAGCTAAAGAACTTTTTGCGTCGAATGGAATTGATTTCAGGTTTAAAGATTTTTTAGGCATGCACGACAATCAACTCTATGGCGAATACAAGTATCATGGAGCTGTTTTCAGCCAGGAAAAGCGCTCTTGCCTATGCAAAACGAGCGAACTTCTTATTGATCCTTTTGGGAAAGTTTTCCGTTGTCATCACGACCTTTATAACAATAAAAATCCGGTAGGCGATCTTCTCGATCCAGACTATCAAATCGAAGATATCTTTAGACCTTGTGATTACTTTGGAAGCTGCAATCCATGTGACGTCAAAGTCAAAAACAACCGCTTCCAGCAGTTCGGTCATACATCAGTTGAAATCAGGCTTTAG
- a CDS encoding transketolase, which translates to MQNENYIVLGMKDISFFKEKSKQIRKDIVHTAFAAQKGHIPSAFSMIEILVMLYYQLAKITPEMAQDRDRIILSKGHGCLGQYAILADLNFFPKEELLRFCSKEGILGGHPSRKVPGIEVSTGSLGHGPSLGIGMALTNKNSNVFVIVGDGECNEGSVWEAALAANKHQLDNFWIIVDYNKYQSYDHTQVICPLDDLKEKWQSFGFQCEEVDTINSPYSFMESFARLQKTKGPKCIVSHSIKGLGAKALEGNLSHHHLRSMSEDFRNQLLMEIDSHA; encoded by the coding sequence ATGCAGAATGAAAACTATATCGTGTTAGGTATGAAAGACATCTCCTTCTTCAAAGAGAAGAGTAAACAAATCAGAAAAGACATTGTCCACACAGCATTCGCTGCTCAAAAAGGGCACATCCCTTCTGCTTTCTCTATGATTGAAATTTTGGTAATGCTTTATTACCAACTGGCGAAAATTACACCCGAAATGGCCCAAGACCGCGACCGCATTATTTTAAGTAAAGGCCACGGTTGTTTAGGGCAATACGCCATTTTAGCAGACTTAAATTTTTTCCCAAAAGAAGAATTACTTCGCTTCTGCTCTAAAGAAGGAATTCTAGGAGGGCACCCTTCGAGAAAAGTTCCCGGAATCGAAGTCTCAACAGGTTCATTGGGCCATGGGCCATCGCTGGGAATAGGGATGGCACTGACAAATAAAAACTCGAATGTTTTCGTCATCGTCGGCGACGGTGAATGTAACGAAGGAAGTGTTTGGGAAGCAGCTCTCGCTGCCAACAAACACCAGTTAGATAATTTCTGGATCATTGTCGATTACAATAAATACCAGTCTTATGATCACACGCAAGTGATTTGTCCTCTCGATGACTTAAAAGAAAAATGGCAAAGCTTTGGTTTCCAATGCGAAGAAGTTGATACGATCAACTCTCCTTACTCATTCATGGAAAGTTTCGCTCGCCTGCAAAAAACCAAAGGTCCAAAATGTATTGTCTCTCATTCTATTAAAGGTCTGGGAGCAAAAGCTCTTGAGGGAAACCTCTCTCATCACCACTTAAGATCAATGAGTGAAGATTTCAGAAACCAATTACTAATGGAGATTGATTCCCATGCGTAG
- a CDS encoding SGNH/GDSL hydrolase family protein, translating to MKNWKTKFTIFFLSLIVSVVTVEFGLRYLIKQTNLPRIYHDVAEYNLSDRESAGKSDYYRDRSMEIYGGKEPLEILCIGDSFTNGGNTFWDNSYPYKLYLKFNKKVTVRNLGVCASTTEQIATRLEDFYKSNQYSSEKKYVIAVMAGSADVFAGSELVQKISALNISKEQKWVEMNQKTDSFFSQFYFYKVVTLLAQDLKNRIDKVDSVTEQVTFSNQELSACHSAKTSKERVDCLIKTLKMESYNKLSQGSKEYLIIRFLLEKKAFKSSEVTEVIRDFMGLVEYQPQLLERDYLVMNLLGLVKLQDIVSFEELKAVIEKNSHRIALEAQKVNQELISNASYWYDNLEKLNGERDIYWKKIFTLAREHNSSIVVMNYPLPYQSTNGYLQTLAKKEGSEFIDVEKIFTLHQKGADVLLDDWEHCSPEGYDLIAQTLYDKIELMSQERKGK from the coding sequence ATGAAAAACTGGAAAACAAAATTTACCATTTTTTTTCTTTCTCTAATTGTTTCAGTGGTAACTGTTGAGTTTGGACTCCGCTACCTGATTAAACAAACCAATCTTCCCCGCATCTATCACGATGTGGCCGAATACAATCTTTCAGACCGCGAATCGGCCGGAAAGAGTGATTATTACCGCGACCGTTCGATGGAGATTTACGGAGGAAAAGAGCCTCTAGAAATTCTCTGTATTGGAGATTCGTTCACCAATGGCGGGAATACTTTCTGGGATAATTCTTACCCTTACAAGCTCTACTTAAAATTTAATAAGAAAGTAACGGTGAGAAACCTTGGGGTTTGTGCCAGCACAACCGAGCAGATTGCCACACGGCTTGAAGACTTTTATAAAAGCAATCAATACTCATCTGAAAAAAAGTATGTCATTGCAGTGATGGCCGGAAGTGCAGACGTTTTTGCTGGAAGTGAACTGGTTCAAAAGATCTCGGCCCTCAACATCTCAAAAGAGCAGAAATGGGTAGAGATGAATCAGAAAACTGATTCTTTTTTTTCCCAGTTCTATTTTTATAAAGTGGTAACTCTTCTTGCTCAAGATTTAAAAAATAGAATCGATAAAGTCGACTCGGTGACAGAGCAGGTTACTTTTTCCAATCAAGAACTCTCAGCTTGTCATAGCGCCAAAACATCAAAAGAAAGAGTGGATTGTCTGATTAAGACGCTCAAAATGGAGAGTTATAATAAACTTTCTCAAGGTTCAAAAGAATATCTTATTATTCGTTTCTTACTAGAAAAAAAGGCCTTTAAGTCGAGTGAGGTCACTGAAGTGATCCGCGATTTTATGGGACTTGTAGAATATCAACCTCAACTCTTAGAGCGTGATTACCTGGTAATGAATTTACTAGGGCTTGTTAAGCTTCAGGATATTGTAAGTTTTGAAGAATTAAAAGCAGTGATTGAAAAGAATTCTCATCGAATTGCTCTTGAAGCTCAAAAGGTGAATCAAGAACTTATTTCCAACGCCAGTTACTGGTATGACAATTTAGAAAAATTAAATGGTGAGCGCGATATCTATTGGAAGAAAATCTTTACCCTGGCCCGTGAACACAATTCAAGTATCGTCGTGATGAATTATCCTTTGCCATACCAATCAACAAATGGTTACCTGCAAACTTTGGCCAAAAAAGAAGGGTCTGAGTTTATTGATGTCGAAAAAATCTTCACCTTACATCAGAAGGGAGCAGATGTGCTGCTTGATGATTGGGAACACTGCAGTCCTGAAGGTTATGATTTGATTGCTCAGACACTTTATGACAAAATTGAGTTAATGAGCCAAGAAAGGAAAGGAAAATGA
- a CDS encoding radical SAM protein, giving the protein MNPQRLINKFTRRIFLAYSDLYGFLAQKLFNVHHLYPSKITFKITNICNVDCHFCYNVGKNTQAERKSEIDLESWKKLVSNSPFYTAISFTGGEAFLYPHLFDLLKFIGQKKRKASIVSNGTTLNEEQLNKLIDSKLHYLMFSLHGMERTHNRILGGHINYFEKTTETIKKLEELKKKRGSNYPIVGIKVVITNENYQDIPELMDYSEKELKASHLYFNLLSNEPFELFENVNDAFKAQAPIHMYEKIKIPKIHALIDHIFDYKKTSRMNIGFTNVFKNKQKLKDYVENPGQFDVTACNKPFHELYIQPNGDVIFCLKYKVTNIKDINYDIRNIFALPRYRELLEAFQEKGKKVDYCHTCLEATFEDKRAEA; this is encoded by the coding sequence ATGAATCCACAGAGATTAATTAATAAATTCACTCGTAGAATTTTTTTGGCGTACTCCGATCTCTATGGATTTTTAGCGCAAAAGCTCTTCAACGTTCACCATCTTTACCCAAGTAAGATCACTTTTAAGATCACCAATATCTGTAACGTTGACTGCCACTTTTGTTACAACGTCGGCAAAAACACTCAAGCCGAAAGAAAGTCTGAAATTGATTTGGAAAGCTGGAAAAAGCTTGTCAGCAATTCTCCTTTTTATACGGCCATCTCTTTTACAGGTGGGGAGGCCTTTCTTTATCCTCATTTATTTGATCTTTTAAAATTTATCGGGCAAAAAAAGCGCAAGGCCTCTATCGTAAGTAATGGGACAACATTAAACGAAGAGCAACTCAATAAACTTATTGATTCTAAACTTCACTATCTGATGTTTTCTCTTCACGGAATGGAGCGCACTCATAATCGCATCCTTGGTGGCCATATCAACTATTTTGAAAAGACCACGGAAACCATTAAAAAACTTGAAGAGTTAAAAAAGAAAAGAGGAAGTAATTATCCGATTGTGGGAATCAAGGTTGTCATCACTAATGAAAACTACCAGGATATTCCAGAGCTCATGGACTATTCTGAAAAGGAGCTAAAGGCCTCTCACCTTTACTTCAACCTGCTTTCTAACGAGCCTTTTGAACTTTTTGAGAATGTGAACGATGCTTTTAAAGCACAAGCTCCCATTCATATGTATGAGAAAATTAAAATCCCAAAAATCCATGCCCTAATTGACCATATCTTTGATTATAAAAAAACATCTCGTATGAATATTGGTTTTACGAACGTCTTTAAGAATAAGCAAAAATTAAAGGACTATGTCGAAAATCCCGGGCAGTTTGATGTTACGGCTTGTAACAAGCCTTTTCACGAGCTTTATATCCAGCCAAATGGCGATGTCATTTTCTGTTTAAAATACAAAGTGACCAATATTAAAGACATCAATTACGACATTAGGAATATTTTTGCTCTTCCACGCTACCGCGAACTCCTTGAAGCTTTTCAAGAGAAAGGAAAAAAAGTGGACTACTGCCACACGTGCCTAGAAGCTACTTTTGAAGACAAGCGAGCTGAAGCCTGA
- a CDS encoding DegT/DnrJ/EryC1/StrS family aminotransferase: MRKIPRGVYYLSFGRILQTLVTYPFKNFSSQSKVEEFEKEASLKLNSPHALAMPHARISLYYLLKHYRLDAGSEVLMSPTTLPDMVNMVLLLGLKPVFVDFKENTHTADISKAEKLLTSKSKVLYLTHLYGILPDMNEILTFTQKNDLIFIQDCTQSYGTSFEGKPVTEFANATFYSTCSLKDLHTHMGSLLCVKSADQMRAIRKNTVRDFHPLSKRYFWKFLKEDLVASLALNPYLFSFFTYYVFKILFAIDAKLIEDLIDGRGLKLGPWTFFKGLFGGSGDERRTKIPHDMLYHFNDLQAEVGLQGLKDMDDFEHRRRQNTLLLIEHLSDKAKTRLPHLEEKAHHSFWRIPIYVDDQKHFEHFLFNHGIDPGKTTLPCLPDMDIFKDLKQSAPVALKMGKHSYFLPNFHYLNEREIKHVASTINQYFAL; encoded by the coding sequence ATGAGAAAGATTCCTCGCGGTGTCTACTACCTTTCCTTTGGAAGAATCCTGCAAACGCTGGTGACTTATCCATTTAAAAATTTCTCTAGCCAAAGCAAGGTTGAAGAATTTGAGAAAGAAGCATCTTTAAAACTTAACTCTCCTCATGCTCTGGCCATGCCACATGCTCGCATAAGTCTATATTATTTACTTAAGCACTATCGCCTTGATGCTGGAAGTGAAGTCTTAATGTCACCAACCACACTTCCTGACATGGTTAACATGGTTTTACTCCTTGGATTAAAACCCGTTTTTGTCGATTTCAAGGAAAACACTCACACTGCCGACATCTCTAAGGCCGAGAAGCTTTTAACATCAAAAAGCAAAGTTCTTTATCTCACACATTTGTACGGGATTCTTCCAGATATGAACGAGATTCTGACCTTTACTCAAAAGAACGATCTTATCTTCATACAGGATTGCACCCAGTCTTATGGGACATCTTTTGAAGGAAAACCTGTCACAGAATTTGCAAATGCTACGTTTTATTCGACATGTTCTCTAAAAGACCTTCACACCCATATGGGATCACTTCTTTGTGTAAAATCAGCAGACCAGATGAGGGCCATTAGAAAAAACACCGTGAGAGATTTTCATCCTTTGAGTAAAAGATATTTTTGGAAATTTTTAAAAGAAGACTTAGTCGCCTCCTTAGCGTTAAATCCTTATCTCTTCTCTTTTTTCACTTATTACGTTTTTAAAATCCTTTTTGCGATCGACGCTAAACTCATTGAAGATTTAATTGATGGTAGAGGACTTAAACTTGGTCCATGGACTTTCTTTAAAGGATTGTTTGGCGGCTCTGGAGATGAGAGGAGAACTAAAATCCCTCACGACATGCTCTATCACTTTAATGATCTGCAGGCCGAAGTAGGCCTTCAAGGCCTAAAGGATATGGATGATTTTGAGCACAGAAGAAGACAAAACACTTTGCTTCTTATTGAGCATCTCTCTGATAAAGCAAAAACGAGGCTTCCTCACTTGGAAGAAAAGGCTCATCATTCTTTTTGGCGAATTCCTATTTATGTTGATGATCAAAAACACTTTGAGCATTTCCTCTTTAACCATGGTATTGATCCAGGGAAAACAACCTTGCCTTGCCTGCCAGATATGGATATTTTTAAAGACTTAAAACAAAGTGCACCGGTTGCCCTAAAAATGGGGAAACATTCGTACTTTCTTCCCAACTTTCACTATTTAAACGAACGAGAGATAAAACATGTTGCCAGCACCATTAACCAATACTTCGCTCTATAA
- a CDS encoding radical SAM/SPASM domain-containing protein: MKISLYLYVMLRFLKNPPELKVIVNFLKFQLNKWTKETTLNFHPVSIIISATKRCNFACEFCFVETYMAESPGKEGDLSPEELNKILETDAAKAALRIGFLGGEPFLNKNIFDYIEILHKKRKVTSVVTNSALLKGEMLEKLKVSSLDVLGLSLYDNNREDIRRVATAIKGKKRFWMQSVIDSTTIHHMEDKIRFALDIGCKELIFDNYYPKTKDRMKKVLFEDNAEYKNEEKRLKEKYKGQIYITWVPLIPLEERKVKHCVLPMSYVQLDNVGNIGPCCVRAPAKEFGNIFSPEGWNSPEVISLRESLTNPDKKAHDICRFCQCLNEDLYQL, from the coding sequence TTGAAAATTTCACTTTATCTTTATGTCATGCTGAGGTTTTTAAAAAATCCACCAGAGCTTAAAGTCATCGTTAATTTTTTAAAGTTTCAACTTAATAAGTGGACGAAAGAGACAACACTTAATTTTCATCCAGTTTCCATTATTATTTCTGCGACTAAAAGATGTAATTTCGCCTGTGAGTTTTGCTTTGTTGAAACTTATATGGCCGAAAGCCCTGGAAAAGAAGGCGATCTTTCACCTGAAGAATTGAATAAAATATTGGAGACTGATGCCGCGAAAGCGGCTCTCCGAATTGGATTTCTTGGAGGAGAGCCTTTTTTAAATAAAAATATTTTTGATTATATAGAAATTCTTCATAAAAAAAGAAAGGTCACATCAGTGGTCACAAATTCAGCTTTGTTAAAAGGTGAAATGTTGGAAAAACTTAAGGTCTCCTCATTGGATGTTCTGGGGCTTAGCCTTTATGACAATAACCGTGAAGATATCAGAAGAGTGGCAACAGCGATCAAAGGCAAAAAACGCTTTTGGATGCAGTCGGTGATTGATAGTACGACGATTCACCACATGGAAGATAAAATCAGGTTTGCCCTGGATATTGGCTGCAAAGAGCTTATCTTTGATAATTATTACCCAAAGACTAAAGACAGAATGAAAAAAGTTCTGTTTGAAGACAATGCTGAATATAAAAATGAAGAAAAGCGTTTAAAAGAAAAGTACAAAGGGCAAATTTATATTACCTGGGTGCCGTTAATTCCTTTGGAAGAAAGAAAAGTTAAGCACTGTGTACTGCCAATGAGTTATGTGCAATTAGATAATGTTGGAAATATTGGACCTTGCTGTGTGCGTGCTCCGGCCAAAGAATTTGGAAATATCTTTTCACCTGAAGGATGGAATTCACCAGAGGTTATTTCTTTGCGTGAGTCTTTGACGAATCCAGATAAGAAGGCTCACGACATTTGTCGTTTCTGCCAGTGTCTTAACGAAGACCTTTACCAGCTCTAA
- a CDS encoding glycosyltransferase family 2 protein, with amino-acid sequence MKTLSIIIPAKNEEIEIANTVHGAFRALSKFKLLGEVIAINDGSTDQTAAILKDLQNLYPSLVVITHLKSQGLGAAFLSGIQSAKMDYAFLLPGDNENDPESVMIHVADLNQEDVLVTYVENPEERSAFRQRLSRSYTHIINLAFGHRLKYFNGTSLYKVSVIKKINLESRGFFFTAEILLKLLRGKAQYKEVPIRLTNVKQTKSQALSWKSLKEVVKGFCRMLYWQYVISRREAL; translated from the coding sequence ATGAAGACACTGTCTATTATTATCCCTGCTAAAAATGAAGAAATTGAAATCGCCAACACTGTTCATGGTGCTTTTAGAGCATTGTCGAAATTTAAGCTTTTGGGTGAAGTGATTGCTATTAACGATGGGAGCACGGATCAAACGGCTGCCATTCTAAAAGATCTTCAGAATCTCTACCCCTCGCTTGTGGTAATCACTCATTTAAAATCTCAGGGATTAGGGGCTGCTTTTTTAAGCGGTATCCAGTCAGCAAAAATGGATTATGCTTTTTTACTTCCTGGCGACAATGAAAATGACCCTGAAAGCGTTATGATTCATGTGGCAGATTTAAATCAAGAAGATGTTCTAGTTACTTATGTTGAAAACCCAGAAGAGCGCAGTGCCTTTAGACAAAGACTTTCTCGAAGCTACACGCATATTATTAATTTAGCTTTCGGACATAGACTTAAGTATTTTAATGGGACTTCTTTATACAAAGTCTCAGTGATTAAAAAAATCAATCTTGAAAGCCGAGGCTTCTTTTTTACAGCGGAAATCTTACTTAAACTCCTAAGAGGAAAGGCCCAGTATAAAGAAGTTCCTATCAGACTTACTAATGTAAAACAGACCAAGTCTCAGGCCCTGTCGTGGAAATCTCTTAAAGAAGTTGTGAAAGGATTCTGCCGAATGCTCTATTGGCAGTACGTGATTTCAAGGAGAGAAGCTCTTTGA
- a CDS encoding DegT/DnrJ/EryC1/StrS family aminotransferase: protein MIPRFRPNLGWGEFKKIFSLTPKSEVQDFEEEFSAFMGQKYARSFSYGRMALYAFLKAHQIEKKEIILPAYTCIVMAHAIEESGNHSVFVDVRKEDLSMDFELLKKAISKETAAIVFTSLYGAPVNLGEVQFIKEHYPHIKIIQDCTHLLNGKSQGKTIAHFGDMALFGLGLSKPVTSVFGGMLTTNDAELIKQIDSVKTHLFSDSVGRGLFKRVYLFLAFVAFWKPFYSVTNFLERYGFIDYFVKLFDVNKIEIPKDSFQNLSSFEASIGRLQLEKFAETAESIQAVTGIYQQGLKVPKIDVTEGIVVSHYNILIKNRESYMESMLSHGIQVGDMYNYSLPELKPYQGHKYLSGHNYSQNVAREIVNLPLCVSESEARRIVELTNKLLQS, encoded by the coding sequence ATGATCCCTAGATTTAGACCCAATCTTGGTTGGGGCGAATTTAAGAAAATTTTCTCTCTTACACCAAAGTCAGAAGTTCAAGACTTTGAAGAAGAGTTTTCTGCTTTTATGGGACAGAAGTACGCTCGTTCTTTTTCTTATGGGAGAATGGCGTTATACGCTTTTTTAAAAGCTCATCAGATTGAGAAAAAGGAGATCATCCTCCCGGCCTATACCTGCATTGTTATGGCGCATGCCATAGAGGAAAGTGGCAATCACTCAGTTTTTGTTGATGTACGAAAAGAAGACCTTTCAATGGATTTTGAGCTTTTAAAAAAAGCTATAAGCAAAGAAACTGCGGCCATTGTTTTTACTTCGCTCTACGGGGCCCCTGTTAATTTAGGTGAAGTTCAATTTATTAAAGAGCATTACCCACATATCAAAATCATTCAGGACTGCACTCATTTACTCAATGGGAAATCCCAAGGGAAAACTATTGCGCACTTTGGGGATATGGCCCTTTTTGGACTCGGACTTAGTAAACCAGTAACCTCTGTTTTTGGAGGGATGCTTACGACTAATGATGCAGAATTGATTAAGCAAATTGATTCAGTGAAAACTCACTTATTTTCAGATTCAGTAGGGCGGGGTTTGTTTAAAAGAGTTTATCTTTTTCTGGCCTTTGTTGCTTTCTGGAAACCTTTTTATAGTGTGACCAATTTTCTTGAGCGCTATGGGTTTATTGATTACTTCGTTAAGCTCTTTGATGTGAATAAAATTGAAATCCCAAAAGATAGTTTTCAGAACCTAAGTTCCTTCGAAGCTTCTATTGGGCGCCTGCAGTTAGAGAAATTTGCAGAAACGGCTGAGTCTATTCAAGCGGTCACTGGCATTTATCAGCAAGGTTTGAAGGTTCCCAAGATTGACGTTACTGAAGGCATAGTTGTGTCGCACTATAATATTTTGATAAAAAATCGCGAGTCTTATATGGAATCCATGCTCTCGCACGGGATTCAAGTGGGAGATATGTATAATTACTCTCTTCCAGAGCTTAAACCTTATCAGGGTCATAAGTATCTTTCAGGGCACAATTATTCTCAAAATGTCGCCAGAGAAATCGTCAATCTTCCTCTTTGTGTCTCAGAAAGCGAAGCCCGCCGTATTGTAGAACTTACTAATAAATTGCTACAATCCTAG